The following proteins are encoded in a genomic region of Thermococcus pacificus:
- a CDS encoding ABC transporter ATP-binding protein, giving the protein METYVIETRDLTKFFGKRNVVYHLNLKVPKGVVYGFLGPNGAGKTTTIKMLTGALKPTYGEIRIFGMEMPRERVEIMRKAGYMPEVPIAYEDMTIFEFLVYMGRLSGMKKGDAVEQAKRLMQYTGVGRLALNKIKELSSGQKQRVSFAAALMGDPELLILDEPTANLDPLGRIEFIGKVLELARQGKSIFISSHIVSEVEKMCNHVGIINRGVLVAQGRIRDLVSVEEDEYDVVTSDNDKAIAFLREKPYVREVWEEEGVIRVRVEPRFLEEFFLAFPRYLVENGVRLKLFRPHTSPLERILMEKFGMGEET; this is encoded by the coding sequence ATGGAAACCTACGTCATCGAGACCAGAGACCTAACCAAGTTCTTCGGCAAGAGGAACGTCGTCTACCACTTGAATCTCAAGGTGCCTAAGGGCGTTGTCTACGGTTTCCTCGGGCCGAACGGAGCGGGAAAGACAACTACAATTAAGATGCTCACCGGTGCCCTGAAGCCCACCTACGGTGAGATAAGGATTTTTGGCATGGAGATGCCGCGCGAGAGGGTCGAAATCATGAGGAAAGCAGGCTACATGCCAGAGGTCCCGATAGCCTATGAGGATATGACGATTTTTGAGTTCCTCGTGTATATGGGCCGGCTCAGCGGGATGAAGAAGGGGGACGCCGTTGAACAGGCAAAGAGGCTCATGCAGTACACTGGAGTGGGAAGGCTGGCCCTGAACAAGATAAAGGAGCTCTCCTCCGGCCAGAAACAGAGGGTAAGCTTTGCCGCCGCCCTCATGGGCGACCCCGAGCTGCTGATACTCGACGAGCCAACCGCGAACCTCGACCCCCTTGGAAGGATAGAGTTCATCGGCAAGGTGCTCGAGCTCGCGAGGCAGGGAAAGAGCATCTTCATCAGCTCCCACATTGTCAGCGAGGTCGAGAAGATGTGCAACCACGTCGGAATAATCAATCGTGGGGTCCTGGTAGCCCAGGGCAGGATAAGGGACCTCGTGAGCGTTGAGGAGGACGAGTATGACGTCGTCACCTCGGACAACGATAAGGCCATCGCCTTCCTCAGAGAGAAGCCCTACGTCCGCGAGGTCTGGGAGGAGGAAGGCGTGATAAGGGTCCGCGTGGAGCCCCGCTTCCTTGAGGAGTTCTTCTTGGCCTTTCCGCGGTATCTTGTCGAGAACGGGGTGAGGCTAAAGCTCTTCAGGCCCCACACGAGCCCGCTTGAGAGAATCCTCATGGAGAAGTTCGGCATGGGTGAGGAGACATGA
- a CDS encoding MBL fold metallo-hydrolase, protein MIIGKVGLDSSARFTFQSHAHTDHFVSGEVIFATRATKYLSHLRKGGFYREIDFGKTFYLGDLKAKLYPAGHMLGSAGIKLWLEGGTLFYTGDTKWFKLRTAEKSRFPRADFLIIEATFGVPRFTFPSPREAEKKLVAFVEETLDRGKRPVLYVNQMGKAQEVMKILDVHGYTVRPSGTMLKVAKVYSKFGIKFGNVDKDGEVVLRSYRSLKVENSFSPWELTVSGFGRLKLSNHADFWELMRIIEKIKPEKIFTVYGFADEFARILRGLGYDALPIKSDSELKL, encoded by the coding sequence ATGATAATCGGAAAAGTCGGCCTCGACAGCTCGGCGCGCTTCACCTTCCAGAGCCACGCCCACACCGACCACTTCGTCAGCGGAGAGGTTATTTTCGCGACGAGGGCAACAAAATACCTCAGCCACCTAAGGAAAGGCGGCTTTTACAGGGAAATCGATTTCGGGAAGACCTTTTACCTTGGGGACCTCAAGGCAAAGCTCTACCCTGCCGGCCACATGCTTGGCTCGGCCGGGATAAAGCTCTGGCTCGAGGGCGGGACGCTCTTCTACACCGGAGACACAAAGTGGTTCAAGCTCAGAACGGCAGAGAAGAGCCGCTTTCCAAGGGCGGACTTTTTGATAATCGAGGCCACCTTCGGCGTTCCGAGATTCACCTTTCCCTCACCGAGAGAGGCGGAAAAGAAGCTGGTGGCATTTGTTGAGGAGACCCTTGACAGGGGAAAGAGGCCGGTTCTCTACGTTAATCAAATGGGAAAAGCCCAGGAAGTCATGAAGATACTCGACGTCCACGGCTACACAGTTAGGCCGAGCGGGACAATGCTGAAGGTCGCTAAGGTTTACTCCAAGTTCGGGATCAAGTTCGGAAACGTTGATAAAGACGGAGAGGTTGTGCTCCGCTCATACCGCTCGCTGAAGGTCGAGAACTCGTTTTCTCCCTGGGAGCTTACTGTCTCGGGCTTCGGAAGGCTGAAGCTCAGCAACCACGCGGACTTCTGGGAGCTGATGAGGATAATCGAGAAAATTAAGCCGGAGAAAATCTTCACGGTCTACGGCTTCGCGGATGAGTTCGCGAGGATTCTCAGAGGGCTTGGTTATGATGCCCTTCCCATCAAATCCGACTCTGAGCTGAAGCTGTAA
- a CDS encoding M67 family metallopeptidase has product MQLMIRQEALKSIIQVAEKNDLEVCGFLFGRREEETFKVEEVRFITNRLNSPTEFEMDPLEMVEAIDEAEEKGLEVVGIFHSHPKCPPRPSGKDLRGMELWPVAWLIVDGKGNYGAYVLKDGRVEEVSVKAV; this is encoded by the coding sequence ATGCAGTTGATGATTCGACAGGAGGCTTTAAAGTCGATTATCCAAGTGGCGGAAAAGAACGACCTTGAGGTGTGCGGCTTCCTCTTCGGGAGGCGAGAGGAGGAGACGTTCAAGGTCGAGGAAGTCCGCTTCATCACGAACAGGCTGAACTCTCCTACGGAGTTTGAGATGGATCCCTTAGAAATGGTGGAGGCCATAGACGAGGCCGAGGAGAAGGGCCTTGAAGTTGTTGGCATCTTCCACTCCCACCCCAAGTGCCCGCCAAGGCCGAGCGGGAAGGATTTGAGGGGGATGGAGCTCTGGCCAGTGGCCTGGCTGATCGTTGATGGAAAGGGGAACTATGGAGCATATGTTTTGAAGGATGGAAGAGTGGAAGAAGTTTCCGTGAAGGCTGTTTAG
- a CDS encoding CDC48 family AAA ATPase: MAERREVKLKVASAYQRDVGRGIVRIDRKAMREIGVQSGDIIEIIGTKNTAAVVWPAYPEDEGLGIIRMDGTLRKNAGVGLGDEVTIRKAEVKEAKKVIVAPTEPIRFGGDFVEWLHSRLVGRPVVRGDYIKVGILGQELTFVVTATTPAGIVQITEFTDFQVSEKPVKEVSKTAALGVTYEDIGGLKDVIQKVREMIELPLKHPEIFEKLGIEPPKGVLLYGPPGTGKTLLAKAVANEANAHFIAINGPEIMSKYYGESEERLREVFKEAEENAPAIIFIDEIDAIAPKREEVSGEVEKRVVSQLLTLMDGLKSRGKVIVIGATNRPDAIDPALRRPGRFDRELEVGVPDKQGRKEILQIHTRGMPIEPEFRKSKVIEILEELERNETYRDAAEKAIAKVKKAESEEEIKKALREVEERLYDEVKAKLIDSLLEELAEVTHGFVGADLAALAREAAMAALRRLIQEGKIDFEAEHIPKEVLEDLKVTRRDFYEALKMIEPSALREVLLEVPNVHWDDIGGLEDVKEELREAVEWPLKYPEAFMGLGINPPKGILLYGPPGTGKTLLAKAVANESEANFIAIKGPEVLSKWVGESEKNIREIFRKARQAAPTVIFIDEIDAIAPRRGTDVNRVTDRLINQLLTEMDGIQENSGVVVIGATNRPDIIDPALLRPGRFDRLILVPAPDEKARLEIFKVHTRRVPLAEDVSLEELAKRTEGYTGADIEAVVREAAMLAMRRALQEGIIRPGMKADEIRQKVKVTMKDFEEALKKIGPSVSKETMEYYRKVQEQFKQARG; encoded by the coding sequence ATGGCCGAAAGGAGAGAGGTTAAGTTGAAGGTAGCTTCCGCTTACCAGCGCGACGTTGGTAGGGGAATAGTTAGGATCGACAGAAAGGCTATGCGCGAGATTGGAGTCCAGAGCGGCGACATAATCGAGATCATCGGAACCAAGAACACCGCCGCGGTGGTCTGGCCTGCTTACCCAGAAGACGAGGGACTCGGCATAATCCGCATGGACGGAACCCTCAGGAAGAACGCGGGCGTTGGACTCGGAGATGAGGTTACGATAAGGAAGGCAGAGGTCAAGGAGGCCAAGAAGGTCATCGTTGCCCCAACCGAGCCAATACGCTTTGGTGGAGACTTCGTCGAGTGGCTCCACAGCAGGCTCGTCGGCAGGCCGGTCGTCAGGGGTGACTACATTAAGGTCGGAATCCTCGGCCAGGAGCTGACCTTCGTCGTTACTGCAACGACACCGGCCGGAATCGTCCAGATCACAGAGTTCACTGACTTCCAGGTCAGCGAGAAGCCCGTTAAGGAGGTCAGCAAGACTGCCGCACTTGGCGTCACCTACGAGGACATCGGCGGCCTCAAGGACGTCATCCAGAAGGTCAGGGAGATGATAGAGCTCCCGCTCAAGCACCCGGAGATATTCGAGAAGCTCGGCATTGAGCCGCCCAAGGGTGTCCTGCTCTACGGTCCTCCCGGAACAGGTAAGACCCTGTTAGCAAAGGCAGTCGCCAACGAGGCAAACGCCCACTTCATAGCGATAAACGGACCGGAGATAATGAGCAAGTACTACGGTGAGAGTGAGGAGAGGCTTAGGGAGGTCTTCAAAGAGGCTGAGGAGAACGCCCCGGCGATAATCTTCATCGACGAGATCGACGCTATAGCGCCGAAGAGAGAAGAGGTCAGCGGAGAGGTAGAGAAGAGGGTTGTCAGCCAGCTGCTCACCCTCATGGACGGTCTCAAGAGCCGCGGAAAGGTCATCGTCATTGGAGCCACCAACAGGCCCGACGCGATTGACCCGGCACTGAGGAGGCCAGGAAGGTTCGACCGCGAGCTTGAGGTCGGTGTTCCGGACAAGCAGGGAAGGAAGGAGATACTCCAGATCCACACCAGAGGAATGCCCATCGAGCCTGAGTTCAGGAAGAGCAAGGTCATTGAGATACTCGAGGAGCTTGAGAGGAACGAGACCTACAGGGATGCCGCAGAGAAGGCTATAGCCAAGGTCAAGAAGGCCGAGAGCGAGGAGGAGATAAAGAAGGCCCTCCGCGAGGTTGAGGAGAGGCTCTACGATGAGGTCAAGGCAAAGCTAATCGACAGCCTGCTTGAGGAGCTCGCCGAGGTTACGCACGGCTTCGTCGGTGCCGACCTCGCAGCCCTGGCGAGAGAAGCCGCAATGGCCGCCCTCAGGAGGCTGATACAGGAGGGCAAGATAGACTTCGAGGCGGAGCACATACCCAAAGAAGTGCTTGAAGACCTGAAGGTCACCAGGAGGGACTTCTACGAGGCCCTCAAGATGATAGAGCCTTCAGCGCTCAGGGAGGTCCTGCTTGAGGTTCCGAACGTCCACTGGGACGACATTGGTGGCCTAGAGGACGTCAAGGAGGAGCTCCGCGAGGCAGTCGAGTGGCCGCTCAAGTACCCGGAGGCATTCATGGGCCTCGGCATCAACCCGCCGAAGGGTATCCTGCTCTACGGACCACCCGGAACAGGTAAGACCCTCCTTGCAAAGGCAGTAGCGAACGAGAGCGAGGCTAACTTCATAGCCATCAAGGGTCCGGAAGTGCTGAGCAAGTGGGTCGGTGAGAGCGAGAAGAACATCCGCGAGATCTTCAGGAAGGCGAGGCAGGCGGCCCCAACGGTGATATTCATCGACGAGATAGACGCAATCGCTCCGCGCAGGGGAACCGACGTGAACAGGGTCACCGACAGGCTTATCAACCAGCTCCTGACTGAGATGGATGGAATCCAGGAGAACAGCGGCGTGGTCGTCATAGGCGCTACCAACAGGCCGGACATCATTGATCCAGCCCTGCTCAGGCCGGGAAGGTTCGACAGGCTCATCCTGGTTCCAGCACCAGACGAGAAGGCCAGGCTCGAGATATTCAAGGTCCACACCAGAAGGGTTCCGCTGGCTGAGGATGTCAGCCTCGAGGAGCTGGCCAAGAGGACCGAGGGATACACCGGTGCCGACATCGAGGCCGTGGTCAGAGAGGCAGCGATGCTCGCCATGAGAAGGGCACTCCAGGAGGGCATCATACGGCCCGGCATGAAGGCCGACGAGATAAGGCAGAAGGTCAAGGTCACCATGAAGGACTTCGAGGAGGCCCTCAAGAAGATCGGCCCGAGCGTGAGCAAGGAGACGATGGAGTACTACAGAAAGGTACAGGAGCAGTTCAAACAGGCCAGGGGCTGA
- a CDS encoding LSm family protein, which translates to MSEKQYLLDKTLESWKGKRVALSVSNEHSFTGILEDFDEEVILLRDVVDIAGNKAKALVVKIEDLNWIMLL; encoded by the coding sequence ATGAGCGAGAAGCAGTACCTGCTCGATAAGACTCTGGAATCATGGAAAGGAAAGCGCGTGGCTCTCTCGGTTAGCAACGAGCATTCGTTCACCGGAATCCTCGAGGACTTCGACGAGGAGGTCATACTCCTGAGGGACGTCGTGGACATAGCCGGAAATAAAGCCAAAGCGCTGGTGGTTAAAATAGAAGACCTGAACTGGATAATGCTCCTCTGA
- a CDS encoding ABC transporter permease, which yields MSAIGVLYSNEVMRLLRSRRLKVMLALMLLPVIVYFFTHEDITEYSTRALQISLQVNFASFIVNFWASVIGQLVVIILMSELIASEIDRGTIRLLLTKPIRKSEILFGKFFAGMTGMAVLFGVPYLTLQVYMVLLYKRGFEGFSSTVGDVFFALGVTLLVLGSLGAFSMFLSVILSRPLYASLASFGVIFVAQFILPQLPFFDDPERFTLNYQLGVLLKKGFTLHTGLDAYKGDPASSALFFAVTIILSLIFALIGLYRREYR from the coding sequence ATGAGTGCAATCGGCGTCCTGTACTCAAACGAAGTGATGAGGCTCCTCCGTTCGAGGCGGCTGAAGGTGATGCTCGCACTTATGCTCCTTCCCGTGATCGTCTACTTCTTCACCCACGAGGACATAACGGAGTACAGCACCCGGGCGCTCCAGATTTCCCTCCAGGTGAATTTCGCGTCCTTCATAGTCAACTTCTGGGCCAGCGTCATCGGCCAGCTCGTGGTCATAATTCTCATGAGTGAGCTCATCGCGAGCGAGATTGACAGGGGCACGATAAGGCTCCTCCTGACGAAGCCGATAAGAAAGAGCGAGATACTCTTCGGCAAGTTCTTCGCCGGAATGACGGGAATGGCGGTGCTCTTTGGAGTCCCCTACCTCACCCTCCAGGTCTACATGGTGCTCCTCTACAAGAGGGGCTTTGAAGGCTTCAGCTCAACGGTCGGGGACGTCTTCTTTGCCCTTGGAGTCACACTGCTCGTGCTGGGCTCCCTTGGGGCTTTCTCAATGTTCCTCTCGGTAATACTCTCTCGTCCTCTCTACGCCTCCCTCGCGAGCTTCGGCGTCATTTTTGTGGCCCAGTTCATACTCCCGCAGCTGCCGTTCTTCGACGACCCCGAGAGGTTCACTCTGAACTACCAGCTCGGCGTTCTCTTAAAGAAGGGCTTCACCCTCCACACGGGCCTGGACGCCTACAAGGGGGACCCCGCTTCCAGCGCCCTGTTCTTCGCGGTTACGATAATTCTCAGCCTTATCTTTGCCCTCATCGGCCTTTACAGGAGGGAGTACAGATGA
- a CDS encoding Hsp20/alpha crystallin family protein, producing MAWRRDRYWDPFDLMREIQEEIDAIFRDVMRGPRLWGWRESEERTEFASETWREPFVDIFDRGDKFVITVELPGVRKEDIKLRVTEDTVYIEAQMKREKELEREGAIRIERYYSGYRRVIRLPEEVIPEKAKARYNNGVLEIEIPKKKPTKPEKEGFEVKIE from the coding sequence ATGGCCTGGAGGAGGGACCGCTACTGGGACCCCTTCGACCTGATGAGGGAGATACAGGAGGAAATCGACGCCATATTCAGGGACGTCATGCGCGGCCCGAGGCTCTGGGGCTGGCGCGAGTCCGAGGAGCGCACCGAGTTTGCCAGTGAGACCTGGAGGGAGCCCTTCGTTGACATCTTCGACCGCGGTGATAAGTTCGTCATCACAGTAGAGCTCCCCGGAGTCCGCAAGGAGGACATCAAGCTCAGGGTTACGGAGGACACCGTCTACATCGAGGCCCAGATGAAGCGCGAGAAGGAGCTTGAGCGCGAGGGTGCAATAAGGATCGAGCGCTACTACAGCGGCTACAGGAGGGTCATCAGACTGCCCGAGGAGGTCATCCCGGAGAAGGCCAAAGCAAGGTACAACAACGGCGTCCTTGAGATCGAGATACCCAAGAAGAAGCCCACCAAGCCAGAGAAGGAGGGCTTCGAGGTTAAGATTGAATGA
- the mobB gene encoding molybdopterin-guanine dinucleotide biosynthesis protein B — MRAVAFVGVKKSGKTTTVEAVARVLRERGYRVAIAKSMHAEFDREGTDTWRFSQVADSVIVRANDTDALLFKAKDINALFSMVNADFLLLEGFKSVQHVPKVICAKSEEDVRELNDGLAVAVSGVVAGNEVREIDGLPVIDATKEPEKLADLVEKRAFMLPNIDCGLCGFKCAEMARMIVKGEKTLRDCVVLSSKPKVTVKIDGQVLPMKDWVQELVEKTIKGMLSAMKGYRDGRKIEIVIRED, encoded by the coding sequence ATGAGGGCAGTGGCCTTCGTAGGCGTCAAGAAGAGCGGTAAGACGACGACGGTCGAGGCGGTCGCAAGGGTGCTGAGGGAACGCGGCTACCGCGTGGCGATAGCGAAGAGCATGCACGCCGAATTTGACAGAGAGGGAACTGACACATGGCGCTTCTCACAGGTGGCAGACTCAGTCATAGTCAGGGCTAACGACACGGACGCGCTTCTGTTTAAGGCAAAGGACATCAACGCGCTCTTCTCGATGGTTAACGCGGACTTCCTTCTCCTCGAGGGCTTCAAAAGCGTCCAGCACGTTCCAAAGGTCATCTGCGCGAAGAGCGAGGAGGACGTTAGAGAACTCAACGATGGCCTCGCCGTAGCTGTGAGCGGGGTTGTAGCAGGGAACGAGGTCAGAGAGATAGACGGCCTCCCAGTCATAGACGCCACGAAGGAACCGGAAAAGCTCGCCGACCTCGTGGAAAAGCGCGCCTTCATGCTGCCCAATATAGACTGCGGCCTCTGTGGCTTCAAGTGTGCCGAAATGGCGAGGATGATAGTGAAGGGTGAGAAAACGCTCAGGGACTGCGTCGTCCTCAGCTCAAAGCCGAAGGTGACGGTCAAAATCGACGGCCAAGTTCTTCCCATGAAGGACTGGGTGCAGGAGCTCGTTGAAAAAACGATAAAGGGCATGCTCTCAGCGATGAAGGGTTACCGTGATGGACGGAAGATCGAGATTGTGATAAGGGAGGACTAA